A single region of the Kocuria rosea genome encodes:
- a CDS encoding NAD(P)/FAD-dependent oxidoreductase, whose translation MDHDVVVVGAGLAGLQCAHLLERHGLDVVVLEASDGVGGRIRTDTVDGFRCDRGFQVLNPAYTELRRNVDVAALGIQKFDAAAGVRRGDGIDVLADPRRVPSRLPGTLRSPLVELRRLPALAAWLAPGLDLRARRRERRDLPWHESLDAAGVRGPLRDLVLEPFLAGVILEDEGRTSAAFVRELVGWFLLGTPGLPSGGMGALPAWIHDGLRSPAVLGARVEAVERTGNGWTVGAGDAAWRASSVVVATEGPAAARLLDLPDTPMKGEATWWFAADAAPSDLGCLVLPGESTGPLVDTAVVSNAAPSYAPDGRALIQATALLPRGAELPAEADVRRQLGTIWSADAAAWDLLTVHEVRRALPEQPPGLVADRPAALGDGLYVCGDHRTDGSTQGALRSGRRAAEALLA comes from the coding sequence GTGGACCACGACGTCGTCGTCGTCGGCGCCGGGCTCGCCGGCCTGCAGTGCGCCCACCTGCTCGAACGGCACGGACTGGACGTGGTGGTGCTGGAGGCCTCCGACGGCGTCGGGGGCCGGATCCGCACCGACACGGTCGACGGCTTCCGCTGCGACCGCGGGTTCCAGGTGCTCAACCCCGCTTACACCGAGCTGCGGCGCAACGTGGACGTCGCGGCCCTGGGGATCCAGAAGTTCGACGCCGCCGCCGGGGTCCGCCGCGGCGACGGCATCGACGTCCTCGCCGACCCCCGCCGCGTCCCCTCCCGGCTGCCGGGGACGCTGCGCAGCCCGCTCGTGGAGCTGCGCCGGCTGCCCGCCCTGGCGGCCTGGCTCGCCCCGGGCCTGGACCTCCGCGCACGGCGCCGGGAGCGGCGGGACCTGCCCTGGCACGAGTCCCTCGACGCCGCAGGAGTGCGGGGACCGCTGCGGGACCTGGTGCTCGAGCCGTTCCTGGCCGGCGTGATCCTCGAGGACGAGGGCCGCACCTCGGCCGCCTTCGTGCGCGAGCTCGTCGGCTGGTTCCTGCTCGGCACCCCCGGCCTGCCCTCCGGGGGCATGGGCGCGCTCCCGGCCTGGATCCACGACGGGCTCCGGTCCCCGGCCGTCCTCGGTGCCCGCGTGGAAGCGGTGGAGCGCACCGGGAACGGGTGGACCGTGGGCGCCGGGGACGCCGCCTGGCGGGCGTCCTCCGTGGTCGTGGCCACCGAGGGCCCGGCCGCCGCCCGGCTCCTGGACCTGCCGGACACCCCCATGAAGGGCGAGGCGACCTGGTGGTTCGCGGCGGACGCCGCGCCCTCCGACCTCGGGTGCCTGGTCCTGCCGGGCGAGTCGACCGGCCCGCTCGTCGACACGGCCGTGGTCAGCAACGCCGCCCCCAGCTACGCCCCGGACGGCCGGGCGCTGATCCAGGCGACCGCCCTCCTGCCGCGGGGCGCCGAGCTCCCCGCCGAGGCCGACGTCCGCCGGCAGCTGGGCACGATCTGGTCCGCCGACGCCGCCGCCTGGGACCTGCTGACCGTGCACGAGGTGCGCCGGGCGCTGCCGGAGCAGCCGCCCGGGCTCGTGGCCGACCGGCCCGCCGCCCTCGGCGACGGCCTGTACGTGTGCGGCGACCACCGCACCGACGGCTCGACCCAGGGCGCCCTGCGCTCCGGGCGCCGCGCGGCCGAGGCCCTGCTGGCCTGA
- a CDS encoding DUF2267 domain-containing protein, giving the protein MQSLTVGVLADPGLPEKVARRVAEDLPRALAERSGPEISWTVEVSRETLPLTAEGNIPLLDKAGRLREEHGWDFVVYLTDLPRVHDGEPLLCEVGAADAAALVSLPGLGADHFSRKACRLLAALVGAIRDGAEDAPSPSAVHGALGRAAARKVSSGEAGGAAYVVLPGRMNRLRLLIGMILSNQPGRLLPALASCVAAAAATGAFGIFYASIWNMSDVLSPLRLATISVVVTAALSGWLIIHNGLWNRSADDGEPWRSRSDNASTVITVWLSVALMYVLLWAMLLLVGLAVIEAGYLESQLGHPVDLLDYLHLSWLAASLGTLAGALGSNFDSDEAIREATYSRREHQRRRLADTYDD; this is encoded by the coding sequence GTGCAGTCACTGACCGTAGGGGTTCTCGCTGATCCGGGGCTGCCGGAGAAGGTGGCCCGCCGGGTGGCCGAGGACCTGCCGCGGGCGCTCGCGGAACGCTCCGGCCCGGAGATCTCCTGGACGGTGGAGGTCAGCCGCGAGACCTTGCCCCTGACGGCCGAGGGGAACATCCCGCTGCTGGACAAGGCCGGCCGGCTGCGCGAGGAGCACGGGTGGGACTTCGTGGTGTACCTGACGGACCTGCCGCGCGTCCACGACGGGGAACCGCTGCTCTGCGAGGTCGGCGCGGCCGACGCCGCAGCGCTGGTTTCGCTGCCGGGCCTGGGCGCCGACCACTTCTCCCGCAAGGCCTGCCGGCTGCTGGCCGCCCTGGTCGGCGCGATCCGGGACGGCGCCGAGGACGCCCCTTCGCCGTCCGCGGTGCACGGGGCCCTGGGACGGGCGGCGGCGCGCAAGGTCTCCTCGGGGGAGGCGGGAGGCGCGGCCTACGTCGTGCTGCCCGGGCGGATGAACCGGCTGCGGCTGCTGATCGGCATGATCCTGAGCAACCAGCCCGGGCGCCTGCTGCCGGCCCTGGCCAGCTGTGTGGCGGCCGCGGCTGCCACCGGCGCCTTCGGCATCTTCTACGCCTCCATCTGGAACATGTCCGATGTCCTGTCCCCGCTCCGGCTGGCCACGATCAGCGTGGTGGTCACCGCCGCGCTCAGCGGCTGGCTCATCATCCACAACGGCCTGTGGAACCGTTCCGCGGACGACGGCGAACCCTGGCGGTCCCGGTCGGACAACGCCTCCACCGTCATCACCGTGTGGCTGAGCGTGGCCCTGATGTACGTGCTCCTGTGGGCGATGCTGCTCCTCGTGGGCCTGGCGGTGATCGAGGCCGGCTACCTCGAGTCCCAGCTGGGCCATCCCGTCGATCTCCTCGACTACCTGCACCTGTCCTGGCTCGCCGCGTCGCTGGGCACCCTGGCCGGCGCCCTGGGCTCGAACTTCGACAGCGACGAGGCCATCCGCGAGGCCACCTACAGCCGCCGGGAGCACCAGCGCCGCCGGCTCGCCGACACCTACGACGACTGA
- a CDS encoding PLP-dependent aminotransferase family protein, with translation MTGGAAVTPRPDYTSLFAHRSEEFRPSPVRAVFEIAMRPGIISLAGGNPDMSVLPHDVVAAMSARILAERGPEVLQYGSGAGIGRLPGLVVELMRLQGAETTPDTIQITAGSQAGLDLVTKLFCDPGDVVVAEGPTYVGALGVFGSYEVEVAHVDVDDDGLDPEAVAGRIDGLRAAGRSVKFVYTIPNFHNPTGVTLTEERRRRLVEVCAERGVLILEDDPYALLGFDRAHRLPSLYSLDPGTVIHLGSFSKIFSPGLRVGWIAAAPAVRARLQIAAEAVTIHPSVLGQELAAEYVASEHWRPALDRAVDLYRARCAAMMTALERFMPEGVRWTRPAGGFFTWLDLDPALDHGDLLGRAIGHGVVLVPGGACYADGRASTSLRLAYSAASPEDITEGVRRVGEMLRD, from the coding sequence GTGACCGGGGGCGCGGCCGTGACCCCCCGGCCCGACTACACCTCGCTGTTCGCCCACCGCTCCGAGGAGTTCCGCCCCTCCCCGGTCCGGGCCGTGTTCGAGATCGCGATGCGCCCCGGGATCATCTCCCTGGCCGGCGGCAACCCGGACATGAGCGTGCTCCCGCACGACGTGGTGGCCGCGATGTCGGCGCGGATCCTCGCCGAGCGCGGCCCCGAGGTGCTCCAGTACGGCTCCGGGGCCGGGATCGGGCGCCTGCCCGGGCTGGTCGTGGAGCTCATGCGCCTGCAGGGCGCGGAGACCACGCCGGACACGATCCAGATCACCGCCGGGTCCCAGGCGGGTCTCGACCTCGTGACCAAGCTGTTCTGCGACCCGGGGGACGTGGTCGTGGCCGAGGGCCCCACCTACGTGGGGGCCCTCGGCGTCTTCGGCAGCTACGAGGTCGAGGTCGCCCACGTGGACGTCGACGACGACGGACTGGACCCCGAGGCGGTCGCCGGGCGGATCGACGGGCTGCGGGCCGCCGGCCGGAGCGTGAAGTTCGTCTACACCATCCCGAACTTCCACAACCCCACCGGGGTGACCCTCACCGAGGAGCGGCGCCGGCGGCTCGTGGAGGTCTGCGCCGAGCGCGGGGTGCTCATCCTCGAGGACGACCCGTACGCGCTGCTCGGCTTCGACCGCGCCCACCGGCTCCCGTCCCTGTACTCGCTGGACCCGGGCACCGTGATCCATCTGGGCAGCTTCTCCAAGATCTTCTCGCCCGGGCTGCGGGTCGGCTGGATCGCGGCGGCGCCGGCGGTGCGGGCCCGGCTGCAGATCGCGGCCGAGGCCGTGACCATCCACCCGTCCGTGCTCGGCCAGGAGCTCGCCGCCGAGTACGTGGCCAGCGAGCACTGGCGGCCCGCCCTGGACCGGGCGGTGGACCTGTACCGCGCGCGCTGCGCCGCCATGATGACCGCCCTCGAGCGGTTCATGCCCGAGGGGGTGCGCTGGACGCGTCCCGCCGGCGGCTTCTTCACGTGGCTGGACCTGGACCCGGCCCTCGACCACGGGGACCTCCTGGGCCGGGCCATCGGGCACGGCGTGGTGCTGGTGCCCGGCGGCGCCTGCTACGCGGACGGGCGCGCCTCCACGAGCCTGCGCCTCGCCTACTCCGCGGCCTCGCCGGAGGACATCACCGAAGGGGTCCGGCGGGTGGGGGAGATGCTGCGCGACTGA
- the ygiD gene encoding 4,5-DOPA dioxygenase extradiol, whose amino-acid sequence MSTQSPGAGVVMPAAFFGHGNPMNALEVNRYTSAWRAFGASVPRPRAILVVSAHWYINATAVTAMPAPRTIHDFYGFPQELFDVQYPAPGLPGLVEEISDTVHPTWIGADVDSWGIDHGTWSVLTHAFPDASVPVLQMSINADKPLGYHLDLGARLAPLREAGVLIVTSGNIVHNLGGMDWTRTDDGYDWARRFNEDAKERLLTDPTELAALDTHRDWDLAVPTPDHFIPSLYLAGLAGAAGSADTAVLVDGYSYGSLSMTAYTLGMDCPQSAGAGGSSRPPADLPPDASNI is encoded by the coding sequence ATGAGCACGCAGAGCCCCGGCGCGGGCGTCGTGATGCCGGCGGCGTTCTTCGGGCACGGCAACCCGATGAACGCCCTGGAGGTCAACCGGTACACCTCCGCCTGGCGGGCGTTCGGGGCCTCGGTGCCGCGGCCCCGGGCGATCCTGGTGGTGAGTGCCCACTGGTACATCAACGCCACCGCGGTCACCGCGATGCCGGCCCCGCGCACCATCCACGACTTCTACGGCTTCCCGCAGGAGCTCTTCGACGTGCAGTACCCCGCCCCCGGGCTGCCGGGCCTGGTCGAGGAGATCAGCGACACCGTCCACCCCACCTGGATCGGCGCCGACGTCGACAGCTGGGGGATCGACCACGGCACCTGGTCCGTGCTCACCCACGCCTTCCCGGACGCCTCGGTCCCGGTGCTGCAGATGAGCATCAACGCCGACAAGCCCCTGGGCTACCACCTGGACCTCGGGGCCCGGCTGGCGCCCCTGCGGGAGGCGGGCGTGCTGATCGTCACCAGCGGCAACATCGTGCACAACCTGGGCGGGATGGACTGGACGCGCACCGACGACGGCTACGACTGGGCGCGGCGCTTCAACGAGGACGCCAAGGAGCGCCTCCTCACCGACCCCACCGAGCTGGCAGCCCTGGACACCCACCGCGACTGGGACCTGGCCGTGCCCACCCCCGACCACTTCATCCCGTCCCTGTACCTGGCCGGGCTCGCCGGGGCCGCCGGCTCCGCGGACACCGCGGTGCTCGTCGACGGGTACTCCTACGGCTCGCTGTCGATGACCGCCTACACCCTGGGCATGGACTGCCCCCAGTCGGCCGGTGCGGGCGGGTCCTCCCGGCCGCCGGCCGACCTTCCTCCGGACGCCTCCAACATCTGA
- a CDS encoding type III polyketide synthase — protein MTPALLSLGTALPPHVLEQTDAQDLYQAQPGTDRLNARLLRTVFGASGVQRRHTVLSELVEDGARAGSPYITEDGRFLTPLTGVRNRTYVEQAPALFAEAARDALARCPGLDPATVTDVVTVSCTGFFAPGPDYQLVRDLGLDPAVRRAHIGFMGCHGGLIGLRQAAAIATADPDAVVLLVAVELCTLHLRPARDPDAIRGAALFADGAAAAVVSARAPEGVTPLLELDRFRTLVIPDGEDAMAWTIGDAGFEMILGAAVPQVLEDNIHTALAALLDGPEGPVDRDRITDWALHPGGRGILDKLEDTLGLPPEVLRESRDVLATRGNMSSVTVLHVLRQVIDAAPADETRTVCALAFGPGLTVESALFTIPARAAAPAAELDPAAAVPIR, from the coding sequence ATGACGCCCGCACTCCTGTCCCTCGGCACGGCCCTCCCGCCGCACGTGCTCGAGCAGACCGACGCCCAGGACCTCTACCAGGCCCAGCCCGGCACCGACCGGCTCAACGCCCGGCTGCTGCGCACGGTGTTCGGCGCCTCCGGGGTCCAGCGCCGGCACACGGTGCTGTCCGAGCTGGTCGAGGACGGCGCCCGCGCCGGATCCCCGTACATCACGGAGGACGGCCGGTTCCTGACCCCCCTCACCGGCGTCCGGAACCGGACCTACGTGGAGCAGGCCCCCGCGCTCTTCGCCGAGGCCGCGCGGGACGCCCTCGCCCGCTGCCCCGGGCTCGACCCCGCGACCGTCACCGACGTGGTGACCGTCTCCTGCACCGGCTTCTTCGCCCCGGGCCCCGACTACCAGCTGGTCCGGGACCTCGGCCTCGACCCGGCCGTCCGCCGTGCGCACATCGGCTTCATGGGCTGCCACGGCGGGCTGATCGGGCTGCGCCAGGCCGCGGCCATCGCCACGGCGGACCCGGACGCCGTCGTCCTGCTCGTGGCCGTGGAGCTGTGCACGCTGCACCTGCGCCCGGCCCGGGACCCGGACGCCATCCGGGGGGCCGCGCTCTTCGCCGACGGCGCCGCGGCGGCCGTGGTCAGCGCGCGGGCCCCCGAGGGCGTCACCCCGCTGCTCGAGCTCGACCGGTTCCGCACCCTCGTGATCCCGGACGGCGAGGACGCCATGGCCTGGACCATCGGCGACGCCGGGTTCGAGATGATCCTCGGCGCCGCGGTGCCCCAGGTCCTCGAGGACAACATCCACACCGCCCTCGCCGCGCTGCTGGACGGGCCGGAGGGGCCCGTCGACCGGGACCGCATCACCGACTGGGCCCTCCACCCCGGCGGCCGCGGCATCCTCGACAAGCTCGAGGACACCCTGGGGCTGCCGCCCGAGGTGCTGCGGGAGTCCCGCGACGTGCTCGCCACGCGCGGCAACATGAGCAGCGTGACCGTCCTGCACGTCCTGCGCCAGGTGATCGACGCGGCCCCGGCGGACGAGACCCGCACCGTCTGCGCCCTGGCGTTCGGGCCGGGCCTGACCGTAGAGTCGGCGCTGTTCACGATCCCCGCCCGGGCCGCGGCACCGGCCGCGGAACTCGATCCCGCCGCGGCCGTCCCGATCCGCTAG
- a CDS encoding helix-turn-helix domain-containing protein, producing MKALPIESSGHTAAVGSRLRNHRRRSHMTIDQLASAAGLTKGFVSRVERDITSPPVDSLVRMCQVLRIDVGALFAGPADVELVRLEDAPHIDLGGEGIEEQLVTPSAQRQVQVIRARVAAGGRGEDAMYSMDCETEVLHLISGRFRLHVPDRTFDLAAGDTVTFPGSEPHTWENPGTEDAVLLWILGS from the coding sequence GTGAAAGCACTGCCCATCGAGAGCTCCGGGCACACCGCCGCCGTGGGGTCGCGGCTGCGCAACCACCGGCGGCGCAGCCACATGACCATCGACCAGCTCGCCTCCGCCGCGGGCCTCACCAAGGGCTTCGTCAGCCGGGTGGAGCGGGACATCACCTCCCCGCCCGTGGACTCCCTGGTGCGGATGTGCCAGGTGCTGCGGATCGACGTGGGCGCGCTCTTCGCCGGGCCCGCCGACGTGGAGCTGGTCCGGCTCGAGGACGCCCCGCACATCGACCTCGGCGGCGAGGGCATCGAGGAGCAGCTCGTCACGCCGTCGGCCCAGCGCCAGGTCCAGGTCATCCGGGCCCGCGTGGCCGCCGGGGGCCGGGGCGAGGACGCGATGTACAGCATGGACTGCGAGACCGAGGTGCTGCACCTGATCAGCGGCCGGTTCCGGCTGCACGTCCCGGACCGCACCTTCGACCTGGCGGCCGGGGACACCGTCACCTTCCCCGGCTCCGAACCGCACACCTGGGAGAACCCCGGCACCGAGGACGCCGTGCTGCTGTGGATCCTCGGCTCGTGA
- a CDS encoding sodium:solute symporter, with amino-acid sequence MNVLIIVLYLVAMVAVGLWASRRAHDAEDYRVAGRRLGPGFYTGTMAAVVLGGASTVGGVGLGYTYGISGMWLVVAIATGLAALSLFFAGRIQSLKVFTVSQMLQLRYGERGGAKASSFVMLAYTVMLSVTSTSAYAAIFSVLFPLDRSWAILLGGVVVVAYSVLGGMWSITLTDMMQFVFMTVGIFLVLLPFSLSAAGGWTGLEDRLDATFFTWDGMGTQAIVTQFVVYGFGMLIGQDIWQRVFTARSPQVARWGGLASAAYVALYGVAGAVIGMTSAAVAPDLSSPDDAFATMAQQYVPAGLGGIVLAAGVAAMMSTASGALIAAATVARVDVVPTLRSLLTRHAAPAPEGTAEALRGDRIYVLVFGVVITVISIFVSDTVTALTIAYDILVGGLLVAILGGLLWRRGTSLGAALSMLVGSVVTVASMAVFGVLANAPIYLGLASSALVYVVVSLLSRPTHAGVLRQWNERLAGSGADRAEARP; translated from the coding sequence ATGAACGTGCTGATCATCGTGCTGTACCTGGTCGCCATGGTGGCGGTCGGGCTCTGGGCCAGCCGCCGGGCCCACGACGCCGAGGACTACCGGGTGGCCGGCCGCCGCCTGGGCCCCGGCTTCTACACCGGGACGATGGCCGCGGTGGTCCTCGGCGGCGCGTCCACCGTGGGCGGGGTGGGCCTCGGCTACACCTACGGCATCTCCGGGATGTGGCTGGTGGTGGCGATCGCCACCGGCCTGGCCGCGCTGAGCCTGTTCTTCGCCGGCCGCATCCAGTCCCTCAAGGTGTTCACCGTCTCCCAGATGCTGCAGCTGCGCTACGGCGAGCGCGGCGGGGCCAAGGCGTCCTCGTTCGTGATGCTGGCCTACACCGTGATGCTCTCGGTGACCTCCACCTCCGCGTACGCCGCGATCTTCTCGGTCCTCTTCCCGCTCGACCGGTCGTGGGCGATCCTGCTCGGCGGCGTGGTGGTCGTGGCGTACTCCGTGCTCGGCGGGATGTGGTCGATCACGCTCACCGACATGATGCAGTTCGTGTTCATGACGGTCGGCATCTTCCTGGTCCTGCTGCCGTTCTCCCTCTCCGCGGCGGGCGGCTGGACCGGGCTCGAGGACCGGCTGGACGCCACGTTCTTCACCTGGGACGGCATGGGCACGCAGGCGATCGTCACCCAGTTCGTGGTCTACGGCTTCGGCATGCTGATCGGCCAGGACATCTGGCAGCGCGTCTTCACCGCCCGCTCCCCGCAGGTCGCCCGCTGGGGCGGGCTCGCCTCCGCGGCCTACGTGGCGCTCTACGGCGTGGCCGGGGCCGTCATCGGGATGACGTCCGCCGCCGTGGCCCCGGACCTCTCCTCCCCGGACGACGCGTTCGCCACGATGGCGCAGCAGTACGTCCCGGCCGGGCTCGGCGGGATCGTGCTCGCGGCCGGGGTCGCCGCCATGATGTCCACGGCCTCGGGCGCGCTCATCGCCGCGGCCACGGTGGCCCGCGTCGACGTCGTGCCGACCCTGAGGTCCCTGCTCACCCGGCACGCGGCCCCCGCCCCGGAGGGCACCGCCGAGGCGCTGCGCGGGGACCGGATCTACGTGCTCGTCTTCGGCGTGGTGATCACGGTGATCTCGATCTTCGTCTCGGACACCGTCACCGCCCTGACCATCGCCTACGACATCCTGGTGGGCGGCCTGCTCGTCGCCATCCTCGGCGGGCTCCTGTGGCGGCGCGGCACGAGCCTCGGCGCGGCCCTGTCCATGCTCGTCGGGTCCGTGGTGACCGTGGCGTCCATGGCGGTCTTCGGCGTGCTGGCCAACGCCCCCATCTACCTGGGACTGGCGAGCTCCGCACTGGTCTACGTGGTGGTCTCACTGCTGTCCCGCCCCACGCACGCCGGGGTGCTGCGGCAGTGGAACGAGCGCCTCGCGGGCTCCGGCGCCGACCGCGCGGAGGCCCGCCCGTGA
- a CDS encoding malonic semialdehyde reductase, which produces MAPETLQDQLTLDALAADLLFREARTASEFLDEPVADEQLRAAFELAKMGPTAMNIQPLRVTWIRSAEARERLLPHMAEGNRAKTAAAPAVAVLSYDVDWHEHLPVVFPPAAGNQEMFAGNEELRAQMGRDNAHLQAGYFVLAVRAVGLAAGPMGGFDAPGVDAEFHAGTSLRALMVVNIGAPAAPRHDRLPRLDFDAATRTV; this is translated from the coding sequence GTGGCCCCCGAGACCCTGCAGGACCAGCTCACCCTCGACGCCCTCGCCGCCGACCTCCTCTTCCGCGAGGCCCGCACGGCCTCGGAGTTCCTCGACGAGCCCGTGGCCGACGAGCAGCTCCGGGCGGCCTTCGAGCTCGCCAAGATGGGCCCCACGGCCATGAACATCCAGCCGCTGCGCGTGACGTGGATCCGCTCCGCGGAGGCCCGGGAGCGCCTGCTCCCCCACATGGCCGAGGGCAACCGGGCGAAGACCGCCGCGGCGCCCGCCGTCGCGGTGCTCAGCTACGACGTGGACTGGCACGAGCACCTGCCCGTCGTCTTCCCGCCCGCCGCCGGCAACCAGGAGATGTTCGCGGGCAACGAGGAGCTGCGCGCGCAGATGGGCCGGGACAACGCCCACCTGCAGGCCGGGTACTTCGTGCTGGCCGTGCGCGCCGTCGGTCTCGCCGCGGGCCCCATGGGCGGTTTCGACGCCCCCGGGGTGGACGCCGAGTTCCACGCGGGGACGAGCCTGCGCGCGCTGATGGTCGTGAACATCGGCGCCCCCGCCGCCCCGCGCCACGACCGGCTGCCGCGCCTGGACTTCGACGCCGCGACCCGCACTGTCTGA
- the speB gene encoding agmatinase codes for MNPERITGTTPDGTPVVGPVNAALTPRWAGLGTFARLPRTDEVEHTDIAVVGVPFDAGVSYRPGARFGANHVRESSRLLRPYNPAQNVSPFAGAQVADAGDIVANPFDIPEAIASIEAQAKELMGEDTRLVAIGGDHTIALPLLRAAHARHGEVALLHFDAHLDTWDTYFGAEYTHGTPFRRAFEEGLLDTDAVCHVGTRGPLYGTEDLDDDARFGFGIVSSADVMRLGVDAVVAHLRERVGDRPLYVSLDIDVLDPAHAPGTGTPEAGGMTSREVLEILRGLRGTNVVGCDVVEVAPAYDHAEITGVAAAHVAYELISLLALGPGAAPGGPAYGLAGHVYGDAVPAQAPVQGPAGEDR; via the coding sequence ATGAACCCCGAGCGCATCACCGGCACCACCCCGGACGGCACCCCCGTCGTCGGACCCGTCAACGCCGCACTGACCCCGCGCTGGGCGGGGCTGGGCACGTTCGCCCGCCTGCCGCGCACGGACGAGGTCGAGCACACGGACATCGCGGTGGTGGGCGTGCCGTTCGACGCCGGCGTCTCCTACCGGCCCGGCGCCCGGTTCGGGGCCAACCACGTCCGGGAGTCCTCGCGCCTGCTGCGCCCCTACAACCCCGCGCAGAACGTCTCGCCGTTCGCCGGGGCGCAGGTCGCCGACGCCGGGGACATCGTGGCCAACCCCTTCGACATCCCCGAGGCGATCGCCTCCATCGAGGCCCAGGCCAAGGAGCTCATGGGCGAGGACACCCGGCTCGTGGCGATCGGCGGCGACCACACCATCGCCCTGCCGCTGCTGCGCGCCGCCCACGCGCGCCACGGCGAGGTCGCGCTGCTGCACTTCGACGCCCACCTGGACACCTGGGACACCTACTTCGGCGCCGAGTACACCCACGGCACCCCCTTCCGCCGGGCGTTCGAGGAGGGCCTGCTCGACACGGACGCCGTGTGCCACGTCGGCACCCGCGGGCCGCTCTACGGCACCGAGGACCTCGACGACGACGCCCGCTTCGGCTTCGGCATCGTCTCCTCCGCCGACGTCATGCGGCTGGGGGTGGACGCCGTCGTCGCGCACCTGCGCGAGCGCGTCGGCGACCGCCCGCTCTACGTCTCGCTGGACATCGACGTGCTGGACCCGGCCCACGCCCCCGGCACCGGGACCCCCGAGGCCGGTGGCATGACCAGCCGGGAGGTGCTCGAGATCCTGCGCGGGCTGCGCGGGACGAACGTGGTCGGCTGCGACGTCGTCGAGGTCGCCCCGGCCTACGACCACGCCGAGATCACCGGGGTGGCGGCCGCCCACGTGGCCTACGAGCTCATCAGCCTCCTCGCGCTGGGGCCCGGCGCGGCGCCGGGCGGACCCGCCTACGGGCTGGCCGGGCACGTCTACGGGGACGCCGTCCCGGCGCAGGCCCCGGTGCAGGGCCCGGCGGGGGAGGACCGGTGA
- a CDS encoding alpha/beta fold hydrolase, with product MSEERAGGLWFCARGSGPEFVLLHPGGTDSRALGPLVAELAGRYRVITPDQRAHGRTPDREGPLSYAAMAEDTIAFLEEEAGAPVHLLGYSDGAVVALTVALRRPDLVRDLVLAAGVHHRDGWEPGVLAGEAEVPAFMVDAYAEVSPDGREHYGEVAAKLRRMHEEGPVFPDADLAGLDLPVLVLVGDDDEVRLEHAVAAYRALPHGELAVVPHASHGVLVEKPQLCARLITDFHAADKPATFAPRRRRSLGAGAEEAQ from the coding sequence ATGAGCGAGGAGCGGGCCGGGGGACTGTGGTTCTGCGCCCGGGGGAGCGGGCCGGAGTTCGTCCTGCTGCACCCCGGGGGCACGGACTCCCGAGCCCTGGGCCCGCTGGTCGCGGAACTGGCCGGCCGGTACCGGGTGATCACCCCCGATCAGCGCGCGCACGGCCGCACCCCCGACCGGGAGGGCCCGCTCTCCTACGCGGCGATGGCCGAGGACACGATCGCCTTCCTCGAGGAGGAGGCCGGCGCCCCGGTGCACCTGCTGGGGTACAGCGACGGCGCCGTCGTCGCCCTGACCGTGGCGCTGCGCCGTCCCGACCTGGTCCGGGACCTGGTGCTGGCGGCGGGGGTGCACCACCGCGACGGGTGGGAGCCCGGCGTCCTGGCGGGCGAGGCGGAGGTGCCGGCCTTCATGGTCGACGCCTACGCGGAGGTCTCCCCCGACGGGCGCGAGCACTACGGCGAGGTCGCGGCGAAGCTGCGGCGGATGCACGAGGAGGGACCGGTCTTCCCGGACGCGGACCTGGCGGGCCTCGACCTCCCCGTCCTGGTGCTCGTCGGCGACGACGACGAGGTGCGGCTCGAGCACGCCGTGGCCGCGTACCGCGCTCTGCCCCACGGGGAGCTGGCCGTGGTCCCGCACGCCTCCCACGGCGTGCTGGTCGAGAAGCCGCAGCTGTGCGCGCGCCTGATCACCGACTTCCACGCCGCCGACAAGCCGGCCACGTTCGCCCCGAGACGGCGCCGCTCCCTGGGGGCCGGCGCCGAGGAGGCGCAATGA